In a single window of the Salvelinus fontinalis isolate EN_2023a unplaced genomic scaffold, ASM2944872v1 scaffold_2139, whole genome shotgun sequence genome:
- the LOC129850609 gene encoding tectonic-like complex member MKS1, with protein MLSKTLQLRSVFRESPSQQPSLNTFSSRFLTQQERGGIELDTLNSQAQSAGDGEEELVVGRQEKLFSQDSQSMVTQVKSNPTFLAHRMANVRHRRHDRHPVDSTVPKSRLITWEPSKDFMKISYVVNTPVQTMHIMGDLGPPGKLGQNEKECLLCTIRADGNGVITIKPDFNKVVSSAKVISSLILFVTCRIQQV; from the exons ATGTTGTCAAAAACCTTACAATTAA GATCCGTATTCAGAGAGTCACCTTCGCAGCAGCCCTCTCTCAACACCTTCAGCAGCAGGTTTTTGACTCAACAGGAGAGGGGAGGCATTGAGCTGGACACCCTCAACTCACAGGCTCAATCAG CTGGAGATGGTGAGGAGGAGTTAGTGGTAGGCAGGCAGGAGAAGCTGTTCAGTCAG GATTCCCAGAGTATGGTGACGCAGGTCAAGTCCAACCCTACCTTCCTGGCACATAGGATGGCCAATGTCAGACACAGACGACATGACAGACACCCAGT TGACAGCACCGTCCCCAAGTCCAGGCTGATTACCTGGGAGCCCTCGAAGGACTTTATGAAGATCAGCTACGTGGTCAACACACCTGTACAGACCATGCACATCATGGGGGACCTGGGACCACCAGGCAA ACTTGGCCAAAACGAGAAGGAATGCTTGTTGTGCACGATAAGAGCAGATGGAAATGGAGTGATTACCATCAAACCAGACTTCAACAAAGTTGTTTCATCAGCAAAGGTCATCTCAAGTctgattttatttgtcacatgccgaatacaacaggtgtag